GAGGAAGAGCAGGCCGACGACGGCGCGGAACAGGGACAGGGCCGGGCCACCGATCCGGTCAGCGAACATCAGGGCACCTCCGGGCAGGACGACGGGACGACACCAGAATGCCGCCGGACATTTGGCGGTGTCGATTCAATCCCCCTCCTTGGGAACGCTCCCACGGCCGGCCGACACACCGTCCACAGAGGTGCTGGCGCGGGACCGTTACGGTGCGGGCACATCGACGGAAAGGAACGCGCGATGCGTCGCAAGCTCGTCCCGGTGGTGGCGCTCTCCATGGCCTGCCTGCTGGCGCTCACCACCGCCTGCTCCACCGGCAACCGCAAGAAGCGGAACCGGTCCGCCGACCGGCCCGCCGGCACCGCCGCGAAGCGCGACGACGTCGACACCATCCCGGCGACCACCCGGGCGACCCCGACCCCCCGCCGCACCGGCGACCGGCTCACCTGCCTCGAGCTGCGCGACACCCGGGTCGGCAGCAGGAAGGTCCGCTACCGGAAGTACGCCGCCCCGATCCGCCTCACGGACGGCCGGTGGGCCGACCGGGACGGCACGACGGTGGAGTTGCAGAGGCCGTGCGCCGTCGGCGACCTGGACGGCGACGGCGCGGGCGACGCGATCGGCGTGGTCATGCTCGACGGCGGCGGCACCGGCCGCTTCTTCACCCTCGCCGCCTGGCGCAACGTTGACGGTGAACCGGACTACCAGGCCCAGGTCGACCTCGGCGACCGTACGCCGGTGGAGAGCGTCAGCGTGCGCGACGGCAGGGCGACGGTGGTCTACCTGACCCGGCCGGCGGACGGCCCGACGGCGGAGCTGAGCATCCGGCGCACCGCCGTCTACCAGCTCAGGGGCACGACGCTGGCCGAGCTGAGCCACACCGACGCCCGGGTGACCGGGGCGTCCGGCGACGGGGGCACCGCCGACGCCCCGGGCGCGGGGGCACGGTCCCCGACGCCGACTCCCCCACCCGCAAGCGCAAGTCCCGCTCCCGCTGACCTCCCCGTGCCGCCTCAGTCCGGGACCGGTCGGTGGACTGGTGGCCTCGGCAGCCGCACGCTCCCGGTGGCCGGGCAGTTCTGCTGACTCACCTCGCCGAGGCAGCCCCACCCCGAGGTCGGCACGCGCTCGAAGTACTGCACGGGCTGCGACGGGACCGCCTCGGTGGTGAACGTGCCGGTGCCGCTCGGGATGCGCTGCTCGTGGGAACCGGTCGTGTCGGTGTACGAGGCGACGATGTGCCACTCGCAGGTGTGGGTGGACACCTCCGGCTGGATGCGGAACGCCATGTTCGACTGACCGTTGCCCAGCTCGACGACGTTGCGACGGAAGTACAGCTGGCCCTCCTGCGGCTCGCCCTCGTCGAGGACGTACGGGCCGTGCGGTTTGTCCGTCGGCCCGCCGGTCAGGTCCCACAGCAGGCCCTGCCGGGACTCGGCACCCGCCGGGGGGATGACGACGACGGTCTGCGCGGTGGGTGCGCGGCACGAGTCCTTGACGGCGGTCATGTTGTTGATCGTGAGTCCGGTGGCGCGGTCGCTGTTGAGGTTCAGGTCGAACGTCTGGGCATCGCCGCGATTCTCGTTACCGTCCTCGAAGGGCGCCACATAGGACGGATCCTCGACGATCCGGCCGCCGAGCGGCTTCATGAACTCCCACACCCGCGACGCGTCGCCGTTCAGGGCGGTCAGGGTGGCCTGCTCGCCCTCGGTCAGCGGCCGGTCGAGCAGCACGGTGAAGGCCTCGGGCAGGTACTGGTCGTAGTCGAGGGGAGTGACGGTGGACACGAACGCGGACTGCTCCCGGTCGACCGCCTGCTGAGCCTGCCTGTCCGAGCGGGCCCGATCGGTGGCCGTCGACCGGTCCAGGAGAAGGTTGGCGTGGTAGGCGAACAGCACGCCGACCACGACGACGACGGCGGCGACGGTCGCGTACACCGCACGCTGCTTCGGCGGAAGCCCGCGAAACCCGGGCAGGCGTTCATCCGCCAGCACGGCCCAGGCCTTCGCGCCGGGCGACGGCCCGGACGGCTGCGCCGCTGACGGTACGGGCGGGGACACCGACGACGACTCAGCCGGCGGCACGGGCGGAGACACCGACGCCGGCCCACCCGGCGGCACGGGCGGAGACGTGGACGACGGCTCAGCCGGCGGCACGGGCGGGGACGCGGACGACGACTCGGCCGGCGGCTCAGGGGGCGGCACGGCGGGAGGAGTGGCCATACCCGATTCTCACTCACCGGCACCACTCCCTCACCGAGAGCGTCCGGACGATGTCCGGCCAGGAGCGCCGCACCCGCCGCCACCTCGCCCGGGTGCTCCAAACCGGGTGATGTCGTAGGCGATTCAGTTCGACAGGAACCGCAGGGGTGACCCGCTCCGGCCGGTCGCACCGACGGGGCAGCTCGACAGGGCCCACCGAACCTCCACCATGCCGGTGCCTGCGGACCTCCACCGAGCGGGTGTCTGTGGACCTCCACCGGGCGGGTGTCTGCGGATCGGTGGCGCGCCGGCCGGTGCGATGATCGGGCGATGGCACTCCCCGCACGCCGACCCGCACGTTGGCTCGCGGACCGACCCGCACCGGGCTCTCGCGGCGGCGTTCCAGGTCCGGCACGGACGGTCGGGCTCGCGATCGCCGGCCTCGTCCTGCTCGGCGCCTGTGCGCCGGCGACCGACCCGTCGTCGGCCGACCCGCCATCGGCCGACCTGCCGGCGGCCGATCCGGCGCCGACCACGATGCCCGGCACGATGCCGACAGCGTCCGCGTCGGCGACGGCGTTCTGGGCCACTCCCAGTACCGAGTGCCCGGCATCCGGCGTCCGGATCAGTTCGCCGGGCACCAGCGCCGCGATGGGTCTGCGCGCGCTCGGCCTGGAACTGGTCAACTGCGGCACGAAGCCCTACCGGCTCGACGGCTATCCCGTGCTGCGCCTCTTCGACGGCGACGGCGACCCCATACCGGTCCGGGTGGTCGACGGGGCCAAGGAGATCACGTCGGGCTTCGACGACCCGCCCCGGCCGTTGACCCTGCGGCCCGGCGAGCGGGCTGGCGCCGCCGTGCTCTGGCGCAACCTGGTCACCGATTCGACGGTCGTCGCCACCAACGGCGAGCGCCTGGAGGTCGCGCCCGCCGTGGGCGTGCCCGCGCAGGTCGTCGGCCTGGACGGGCCCATCGACCTCGGCAACACGGGCCGGATCGGCGTCAGCGCCTGGAAGAAGAGGGCGCCCGACCCGGCGCCGACGCCGACCCGGCCGGACAGCCCGGTGCCGAGCAGGTCGGCGCCGGGCAGCCCCGTGCCGCTGCCGTGAGGCGTCCAGCGCCGCACAGCGACACGCGGCCGACCCCGGCGCCTCAGCTGGTGACGTCCTTGCGGGTGAAGCGCCAGAAGGCGAGCCCCCAGAACAGCGTCGCGTAGCTGATCGCCGAGATCGCGCCGCGTACCACGTCGTCGGTCTGCACCGGCGTCGACAGCAGGCCCAGCCAGGCCGTGCTGTAGTGCGTCGGCAGGAACGCCCGCAGCGCGCCCAGGGCGGTGATCTGGTCGAGGATGCTGGAGAGGATCCAGAGCAGCACCGCGCCGCCGACCGCGCCCAGCGCGGCGTCCGTCACCACCGACAGCAGGAACGCCAGGCCGGCCACCACCAGGAGTACGACCGCCAGGTAGCCGAGCACGCCCAGCAGCCGCAGCAGCCCCTCGCCCGGTTCGAGCTGGGCCGCCACGGTGCTGCGCAACGGCTCCCAGCCGTAGCGCAGCGTGCCGATCAGCAGGGCGGTGCCGGCGAGCAGCAGCAGCGCCAGGGCCGAGTAGACGAGCGCGACGACCAGCTTCACCGTCAGCAGGCGGGCCCGGGGCACCGGCACCGCCAGCAGGTAGCGCAGGCTGCCCCAGCTCGCCTCGCTGGCCACCGTGTCCCCGCAGAACAGCGCCACCACCACGACCATCAGGAACGACGCCGAGACGAAGATGGTGAAGAGCGTGAAGTTCAGCCCGCCCGACGTGGCGAACTCCACCAGGCTGCCGAACTCCCCCCGCCCGTTGTCGTCGTCGTCGCCCGTGTCGAACTGGAACGCGATCAGGATGATCAACGGCAGCAGCACCATGAACCCGAGCGCGAGCTGCGTACGCCGCCGGGAGGCCTGCCGCCGGAACTCGGCGCCGAACGGCAGGGTCGCCGAGGGCCGGTAGCCGGCCGCCGCCCCCGCCGCTTGTGACGTGCCCGCCATCACCGGTCCCCGCTT
The sequence above is drawn from the Micromonospora sp. M71_S20 genome and encodes:
- a CDS encoding ABC transporter permease; protein product: MAGTSQAAGAAAGYRPSATLPFGAEFRRQASRRRTQLALGFMVLLPLIILIAFQFDTGDDDDNGRGEFGSLVEFATSGGLNFTLFTIFVSASFLMVVVVALFCGDTVASEASWGSLRYLLAVPVPRARLLTVKLVVALVYSALALLLLAGTALLIGTLRYGWEPLRSTVAAQLEPGEGLLRLLGVLGYLAVVLLVVAGLAFLLSVVTDAALGAVGGAVLLWILSSILDQITALGALRAFLPTHYSTAWLGLLSTPVQTDDVVRGAISAISYATLFWGLAFWRFTRKDVTS
- a CDS encoding DUF4232 domain-containing protein, translating into MPTASASATAFWATPSTECPASGVRISSPGTSAAMGLRALGLELVNCGTKPYRLDGYPVLRLFDGDGDPIPVRVVDGAKEITSGFDDPPRPLTLRPGERAGAAVLWRNLVTDSTVVATNGERLEVAPAVGVPAQVVGLDGPIDLGNTGRIGVSAWKKRAPDPAPTPTRPDSPVPSRSAPGSPVPLP